GGGGCTGATAGGAGAAAAAAGGGCCTTTTTGAATATGCTCAAGGGGGAACACTCTTTTTGGATGAAATAGGAGATCTTCCCTTTGAGGCCCAGGCAAAACTTTTAAGGGCCCTTCAAGAAAAAGCGATTCAAAGAGTTGGCGGAAATGACGTTATAAAAATTGACGTGAGGGTATTGTGTGCAACCAATCAAAATCTTGAGGCCTTAGTAAAGAAAAACAAATTTCGACAGGATTTATTCTATAGGATAAATGTATTCCCTATAGAAATTCCGCCTCTAAGATCTCGTACCGAAGATATCATTCCTCTTGCAAAACATTTTGTAAAAAAGGCCATGGGGAGGGATATTGACGGTCCAATTTTTACTCAGGGAGCAGAGAGGGTCTTATTGGAACACTCGTGGCCAGGAAATGTTAGAGAACTGGCCAATGCTATGGAACGAGCTGTGATCATGGCGAGCTCAACTCCCATAACAGTAGAGCATTTGTCATTTTTAAAACCGAATAAGGCCACAGGCTCTTTAAAGGACTTTAAACTTCCTCCAGAAGGAATAAACCTTGAAGAGTTTGAAAAAGATATTATTCGACAGGCCTTGGAGATTGCAGACAATAATCAGAGCAAGGCCGCAAGACTCCTTGGTTTAACCAGATCCAAATTCAGGACAAGGGTGAAACAGCTCGAAAATGACTAATATGAAACAGGGCATTTCCATAACATTTGTCATCAATTTTATAATGATCTTGGTCCATGTCTTTGGAGTT
The Dissulfuribacter thermophilus genome window above contains:
- a CDS encoding sigma-54-dependent transcriptional regulator; translation: MAYILVVDDESKMRHILRIMLELKGHKVKEASNGSIALKLIKEEPFDLVISDIKMPELDGFGLLDELKRLDQGPPVVFITAFATIDSAVEAMKRGAVDYITKPFEEERIHLTIEKALGISKIMEENRELKRQLDDVAGPKDIIYASPAMKKVIKMAERVAIKGDTTVLILGESGVGKEVMAHYIHKMSPRAQGKFVPVNCAAINQGLVESTLFGHERGAFTGADRRKKGLFEYAQGGTLFLDEIGDLPFEAQAKLLRALQEKAIQRVGGNDVIKIDVRVLCATNQNLEALVKKNKFRQDLFYRINVFPIEIPPLRSRTEDIIPLAKHFVKKAMGRDIDGPIFTQGAERVLLEHSWPGNVRELANAMERAVIMASSTPITVEHLSFLKPNKATGSLKDFKLPPEGINLEEFEKDIIRQALEIADNNQSKAARLLGLTRSKFRTRVKQLEND